Proteins encoded in a region of the Streptococcus sanguinis genome:
- a CDS encoding GNAT family N-acetyltransferase: MTEIRSLKSEEIPLLEEFIYQAIFIPQGLEPLPRSILNEPELEMYIKDFGQQPDDWALAVEVAGQLVGAVWVRIMKDYGYYDDRTPSLSISFLPEFRGQGLGQQLMTAMLDLLKSKGYPSVSLSVSKDNPAVGFYQRLGFVTVEEREDDYLMLCRL; encoded by the coding sequence ATGACTGAGATTAGGTCCTTAAAATCAGAGGAAATCCCGCTCTTAGAGGAATTTATTTACCAAGCTATTTTTATCCCTCAAGGTCTAGAGCCGCTACCCAGAAGTATATTGAATGAACCAGAACTAGAGATGTATATCAAGGATTTTGGTCAACAGCCAGATGATTGGGCTTTAGCAGTAGAAGTGGCCGGCCAGCTGGTCGGAGCTGTTTGGGTTCGGATTATGAAAGATTACGGCTATTATGACGACCGGACTCCCTCTCTGTCCATTTCATTCCTGCCTGAGTTCAGGGGTCAAGGTCTAGGGCAGCAGTTGATGACGGCCATGCTGGACTTACTCAAGTCCAAAGGCTACCCAAGTGTTTCCCTCTCCGTTTCCAAAGACAATCCTGCCGTTGGCTTTTATCAAAGACTGGGCTTTGTTACGGTTGAAGAGAGGGAAGATGATTATTTGATGTTGTGCCGATTGTAA
- a CDS encoding PHP domain-containing protein translates to MRDNHLHTYFSYDSEADFCDYLDHYEGEIVTTEHYDLSNPYPYEAASPHDDVPDYEAYSAKIAELNQQYGNRIKKGIEIGYYAPRKDDILAFLTDKEYDLKLLSVHHNGSFDYLEDPVLQLDKMELIPRYLRELEEAIEAVPADVLAHFDYGFRKFALTVEELKTFEPELRQLFHKMIDYGLAFELNCKSMYLYGHEELYIYALSLVKELGGQRFSVGSDGHKLEHFRLQFDRVSKILAEAGIGEEQLI, encoded by the coding sequence ATGCGCGACAACCATCTTCATACCTATTTTTCCTATGATTCTGAGGCGGATTTCTGTGACTATCTGGACCATTACGAGGGCGAGATTGTCACCACTGAGCACTATGATTTGTCCAATCCCTACCCTTACGAAGCTGCCTCGCCCCACGATGATGTGCCTGACTATGAGGCCTATTCAGCAAAAATAGCAGAGCTGAACCAGCAATATGGCAACCGCATTAAAAAGGGGATTGAAATTGGCTATTACGCTCCGCGTAAGGACGATATTCTAGCTTTCCTAACGGACAAGGAATACGACCTCAAGCTCTTATCTGTCCACCACAATGGCAGTTTTGACTATCTGGAAGATCCGGTCTTGCAGCTGGATAAGATGGAGTTAATTCCCCGCTACCTGAGAGAGTTAGAAGAGGCTATCGAAGCTGTGCCAGCAGATGTACTAGCTCACTTTGACTATGGTTTCCGAAAATTTGCGCTTACCGTAGAGGAGTTAAAAACTTTTGAACCAGAGCTGCGACAGCTTTTTCACAAGATGATTGATTATGGTCTGGCCTTTGAGCTCAACTGCAAGTCCATGTATCTGTACGGCCACGAGGAACTCTATATCTATGCTCTTTCGCTAGTCAAGGAGCTGGGCGGTCAGCGCTTTTCAGTGGGATCAGATGGCCACAAGCTGGAGCATTTCCGCTTGCAGTTTGACCGAGTTTCCAAAATCTTAGCAGAGGCTGGCATAGGTGAGGAGCAGTTGATCTAG